From a region of the Sinorhizobium sp. B11 genome:
- a CDS encoding pyruvate dehydrogenase complex E1 component subunit beta, giving the protein MPIDILMPALSPTMEEGTLSKWLKQEGDKVTSGDVIAEIETDKATMEVEAVDEGVIGKLLVPAGTENVKVNAKIAVLLQDGESADAISAAPAAAQPAPVAAPQVAQEEKPTNTGSAAAPVPAEPKAFVPNDPEIPAGTEMVSMTVREALRDAMAEEMRADDSVFVMGEEVAEYQGAYKVTQGLLQEFGARRVIDTPITEHGFAGVGVGAAMAGLKPIVEFMTFNFAMQAIDQIINSAAKTLYMSGGQMGAPIVFRGPNGAAARVGAQHSQDYAAWYSAIPGLKVVMPYTASDAKGLLKAAIRDPNPVVFLENEILYGQHFDVPKLDNFVLPIGKARIHRPGKDVTVVSFGIGMTYATKAVAELEKIGIDVELIDLRTLRPMDLPTVIESVKKTGRLVTVEEGYPQNSVGTEIATRVMQQAFDYLDAPILTIAGKDVPMPYAANLEKLALPNVGEVVDAVKAVCYK; this is encoded by the coding sequence ATGCCTATCGATATCCTCATGCCCGCCCTTTCTCCGACGATGGAAGAAGGCACGCTGTCTAAGTGGCTCAAGCAGGAAGGCGACAAGGTCACTTCAGGTGACGTGATTGCCGAAATCGAAACCGACAAGGCGACGATGGAAGTCGAAGCCGTTGACGAAGGCGTCATCGGCAAGTTGCTGGTTCCGGCCGGCACTGAAAACGTCAAGGTCAATGCCAAGATCGCCGTCCTGTTACAGGATGGCGAATCCGCCGACGCGATTTCCGCAGCCCCGGCTGCCGCTCAGCCGGCTCCAGTTGCCGCCCCTCAGGTCGCGCAGGAAGAGAAGCCGACGAATACTGGTTCGGCTGCCGCTCCAGTTCCGGCTGAACCCAAGGCTTTCGTACCGAACGATCCGGAAATCCCGGCCGGTACCGAAATGGTTTCGATGACGGTGCGTGAAGCGCTTCGCGATGCCATGGCTGAAGAAATGCGCGCTGACGACAGCGTCTTCGTCATGGGCGAGGAAGTTGCCGAATATCAGGGCGCCTACAAGGTGACCCAGGGTCTTCTGCAGGAATTCGGCGCTCGCCGCGTCATCGACACCCCGATCACCGAACACGGCTTTGCCGGCGTCGGCGTCGGTGCTGCCATGGCCGGCCTGAAGCCGATCGTCGAGTTCATGACCTTCAACTTCGCCATGCAGGCGATCGACCAGATCATCAACTCTGCTGCCAAGACGCTCTATATGTCAGGTGGCCAGATGGGCGCTCCGATCGTCTTCCGCGGCCCGAACGGTGCTGCTGCCCGCGTCGGCGCCCAGCACAGCCAGGACTACGCAGCCTGGTACAGCGCGATCCCGGGCCTGAAGGTCGTCATGCCCTATACGGCATCCGACGCCAAGGGTTTGCTGAAGGCTGCCATCCGTGATCCGAACCCGGTCGTCTTCCTCGAAAACGAGATTCTCTACGGCCAGCATTTCGATGTACCGAAGCTCGATAATTTCGTTCTGCCGATCGGCAAGGCCCGCATCCATCGTCCGGGCAAGGATGTCACCGTCGTCTCCTTCGGCATCGGCATGACCTATGCAACGAAGGCGGTCGCCGAACTCGAAAAGATCGGCATCGATGTCGAACTGATCGATCTGCGCACGCTTCGTCCGATGGACCTTCCGACCGTGATCGAATCGGTCAAGAAGACCGGTCGCCTGGTTACCGTCGAGGAAGGTTATCCGCAGAACTCGGTCGGCACGGAAATCGCCACCCGCGTCATGCAGCAGGCCTTCGATTATCTCGATGCGCCGATCCTGACGATCGCCGGCAAGGACGTTCCGATGCCTTACGCTGCCAATCTCGAGAAGCTCGCGCTTCCGAATGTCGGCGAAGTGGTCGATGCGGTGAAAGCCGTTTGCTACAAATAA
- a CDS encoding GNAT family N-acetyltransferase, with protein MAAFLALREASRRDASELAILADIASHGFASWLWFADVASGMSDTPLERGRLKMSDEALGGWKNAIIGEAYDEIAGMAIGYEVDEGIRDLEARHPALEPMLAMQRSVIGHWFIGSLAVYRHMRGIGIGKRLLEDQLARADRLSVSLITSDSNEAALSLYGRNGFSEAARMNAVPLFDNSKKHAWVLMTRAGA; from the coding sequence GTGGCCGCCTTCCTCGCCCTCCGAGAGGCGTCCCGCCGGGATGCCTCGGAACTGGCGATCCTGGCGGATATCGCGTCTCACGGTTTTGCCTCATGGCTCTGGTTTGCCGATGTTGCCAGCGGCATGAGCGATACGCCGCTCGAGCGGGGCCGGTTGAAGATGAGCGATGAAGCGCTCGGGGGCTGGAAGAACGCCATCATTGGCGAGGCCTATGACGAGATCGCCGGAATGGCGATCGGCTATGAAGTGGATGAAGGCATACGCGATCTCGAAGCCCGGCATCCGGCCTTGGAGCCGATGCTGGCGATGCAGAGATCGGTGATCGGACATTGGTTCATTGGCAGTCTCGCGGTCTATCGCCATATGCGCGGTATCGGCATCGGCAAGAGGCTGCTGGAAGATCAGCTCGCAAGGGCAGATCGGCTGTCGGTCAGCCTGATCACGTCGGATAGTAACGAAGCGGCTCTGTCGCTTTACGGAAGAAACGGATTTTCGGAAGCGGCGCGTATGAATGCCGTGCCGCTCTTCGATAACAGCAAGAAGCACGCATGGGTTTTGATGACCCGCGCGGGAGCGTAA
- a CDS encoding pyruvate dehydrogenase complex dihydrolipoamide acetyltransferase: protein MPINITMPALSPTMEEGNLAKWLVKEGDKVKSGDVIAEIETDKATMEVEAVDEGTVAKIVVAAGTEGVKVNALIAVLAADGEDVAAAASGAGSAAPAPKAAAAPAQAETKAEAAPAPTPAAPAAAPAPAAVSSNGARTFSSPLARRLAKEAGIDISAVAGTGPHGRVVKSDIEAAAAGGGAKAAPATAAAAPQAAAPAAAAPKGASDEAVLKLFEQGSYELVPHDGMRKTIARRLVESKQTVPHFYVSVDCELDALMALRAQLNDAAPRKDSAPAYKISVNDMVIKALALALRDVPDANVSWTENAMVKHKHADVGVAVSIPGGLITPIVRKAEEKTLSTISNEMRDLGKRAKDRKLKPEEYQGGTTSVSNMGMMGVKNFAAVINPPHATILAVGAGEQRVIVKNGEMAIATVMTVTLSTDHRCVDGALGAELLQAFKGYIENPMGMLV, encoded by the coding sequence ATGCCGATCAATATCACGATGCCCGCCCTCTCTCCGACCATGGAAGAAGGCAATCTGGCCAAGTGGCTGGTCAAGGAAGGCGATAAGGTCAAGTCCGGCGATGTGATCGCCGAGATTGAAACCGACAAGGCGACGATGGAAGTCGAAGCCGTTGACGAAGGAACGGTCGCCAAGATCGTCGTCGCGGCCGGCACCGAAGGCGTGAAGGTCAATGCCCTGATCGCTGTTCTCGCCGCTGATGGCGAAGATGTCGCCGCTGCTGCAAGCGGCGCCGGCTCTGCCGCTCCGGCACCGAAGGCTGCCGCCGCTCCGGCTCAGGCCGAAACAAAGGCTGAGGCCGCACCTGCTCCGACCCCGGCGGCGCCGGCTGCTGCCCCGGCGCCGGCTGCAGTCTCTTCGAACGGCGCACGCACCTTCTCCTCTCCGCTGGCCCGCCGCCTTGCGAAGGAAGCCGGTATCGATATTTCCGCCGTTGCCGGCACCGGTCCGCATGGCCGTGTCGTCAAGAGTGATATCGAGGCTGCCGCTGCAGGTGGTGGCGCCAAGGCGGCCCCGGCTACTGCTGCAGCTGCCCCGCAGGCTGCTGCTCCGGCCGCTGCCGCTCCGAAGGGCGCTTCGGACGAAGCCGTGCTCAAGCTCTTCGAACAAGGCTCCTACGAGCTCGTACCGCATGACGGCATGCGCAAGACGATCGCCCGCCGTCTCGTTGAATCCAAGCAGACCGTTCCGCACTTCTACGTTTCGGTCGATTGCGAACTCGACGCGCTGATGGCGCTGCGTGCGCAGCTGAATGACGCCGCTCCGCGCAAGGACAGCGCGCCGGCCTACAAGATCTCGGTCAACGACATGGTCATCAAGGCCCTGGCGCTTGCACTGCGCGACGTTCCGGATGCCAACGTCTCCTGGACCGAAAACGCCATGGTCAAGCACAAGCATGCCGATGTCGGCGTCGCTGTCTCGATCCCCGGCGGTCTGATCACCCCGATCGTCCGCAAGGCCGAAGAGAAGACGCTCTCGACCATCTCGAACGAGATGCGCGATCTCGGCAAGCGTGCCAAGGACCGCAAGCTGAAGCCCGAGGAGTATCAGGGCGGCACGACCTCGGTCTCCAACATGGGCATGATGGGCGTGAAGAATTTCGCAGCCGTCATCAACCCGCCGCATGCGACGATCCTCGCAGTCGGCGCGGGCGAGCAGCGTGTCATCGTCAAGAACGGCGAAATGGCGATTGCAACGGTCATGACCGTCACGCTCTCGACTGACCATCGCTGCGTCGATGGTGCTCTCGGCGCCGAGCTGCTTCAGGCTTTCAAGGGCTACATCGAAAATCCGATGGGCATGTTGGTCTAA
- a CDS encoding septum formation initiator family protein, protein MWTKHHKKRKTGRFVIPAMTVAFLSYFGYHCIHGDYGLRATEAFERQRVAREKELAVLKAKREHLEAQVALLSDGSLDKDMLDEKARYQLNMSRADEIVIYNHYRN, encoded by the coding sequence AGCATCATAAGAAGAGAAAGACAGGTCGCTTCGTCATTCCGGCCATGACGGTCGCCTTCCTCTCCTATTTCGGTTATCATTGCATTCACGGTGACTATGGTCTGCGTGCGACGGAGGCGTTCGAGCGCCAGCGTGTTGCGCGCGAGAAGGAACTGGCTGTGCTGAAGGCCAAGCGTGAGCATCTGGAGGCGCAGGTTGCGCTCTTGAGTGACGGCTCGCTGGACAAGGATATGCTCGACGAAAAGGCGCGGTATCAGCTCAACATGTCGCGCGCGGACGAGATCGTCATTTACAATCATTACCGCAATTAA
- the pdhA gene encoding pyruvate dehydrogenase (acetyl-transferring) E1 component subunit alpha has protein sequence MALRKTATVSSRKNSAKSAAKASNGGPVADFDRDEELKAYREMLLIRRFEEKAGQLYGMGFIGGFCHLYIGQEAVVVGMQMAQKEGDQVITAYRDHGHMLATGMEARGVMAELTGRRNGYSHGKGGSMHMFSKEKHFYGGHGIVGAQVSLGTGLAFANRYRGNDSVSIAYFGDGAANQGQVYESFNMAALWKLPIIYIVENNRYAMGTSTARATAQSNYSLRGSGFGIPGIQVDGMDVRAVKAAADEALEHCRSGKGPIILEMLTYRYRGHSMSDPAKYRTKEEVQKMRSEQDPIEQVRLRVMEKGWATEDDLKAIDKEVRDIVADSADFAQADPEPDASELYTDILL, from the coding sequence ATGGCGTTGCGCAAAACCGCGACCGTTTCCAGCCGCAAAAATAGTGCGAAGTCTGCAGCCAAGGCATCGAATGGCGGCCCTGTCGCCGATTTCGATCGCGATGAAGAGCTGAAGGCCTATCGCGAGATGCTGCTCATCCGCCGTTTCGAAGAAAAGGCGGGCCAGCTTTACGGCATGGGCTTCATCGGTGGTTTCTGTCACCTTTACATCGGCCAGGAAGCTGTCGTCGTCGGTATGCAGATGGCGCAGAAGGAAGGCGATCAGGTCATCACCGCCTATCGCGACCACGGTCATATGCTGGCTACCGGCATGGAAGCCCGGGGCGTCATGGCGGAGCTGACCGGCCGTCGTAACGGCTATTCCCACGGGAAGGGCGGTTCGATGCACATGTTCTCCAAGGAGAAGCATTTCTACGGCGGCCACGGCATAGTCGGTGCCCAGGTTTCGCTCGGAACCGGCCTTGCCTTCGCAAACCGCTATCGCGGCAATGACAGCGTCTCGATCGCCTATTTCGGCGACGGCGCGGCCAATCAGGGCCAGGTCTATGAGAGCTTCAATATGGCTGCTCTCTGGAAGCTGCCGATCATCTATATCGTCGAGAACAACCGCTACGCCATGGGCACCTCGACGGCGCGTGCTACCGCGCAGTCGAACTATTCGCTCCGTGGTTCCGGCTTCGGCATTCCAGGCATTCAGGTCGACGGCATGGATGTTCGCGCCGTCAAGGCTGCTGCCGATGAGGCGCTCGAGCACTGCCGTTCCGGCAAAGGTCCGATCATTCTTGAAATGCTGACCTATCGCTATCGCGGTCACTCCATGTCCGATCCGGCGAAGTATCGTACCAAGGAAGAAGTGCAGAAGATGCGCTCCGAGCAGGACCCGATCGAGCAGGTTCGCCTGCGCGTGATGGAAAAGGGCTGGGCGACCGAAGACGATCTGAAGGCGATCGACAAGGAAGTCCGCGATATCGTTGCCGACAGCGCCGATTTCGCCCAGGCCGATCCGGAGCCGGATGCATCCGAGCTCTATACCGACATTCTGCTCTAA
- a CDS encoding SGNH/GDSL hydrolase family protein, with amino-acid sequence MTKTVLCYGDSLTWGYDADTIGRHAYENLWPSVLQATLGSEARVIAEGLNGRTTAFDDHLADCDRNGARVLPTILQTHAPLDLVILLLGTNDMKPVVAGSAFAACQGIGRLVRLIRNHAWPFEFDGPEILIVAPPAICETGNVPFAASFPGGIEESAKLPTLYRDLADELGCGFFDGNSVARTTPLDGIHLDAENTRALGRGLEPIVRVMLGL; translated from the coding sequence ATGACGAAGACTGTTCTTTGCTATGGTGACTCGCTGACCTGGGGCTATGATGCCGACACGATCGGTCGTCATGCCTATGAGAACCTCTGGCCGAGCGTGCTTCAGGCTACGCTCGGAAGCGAGGCTCGCGTCATCGCGGAAGGCCTGAACGGCCGCACCACCGCCTTTGACGACCATCTTGCCGATTGCGATCGCAACGGCGCACGCGTTCTGCCGACCATCCTGCAGACGCATGCGCCGCTCGATCTCGTCATCCTGCTGCTCGGCACCAACGACATGAAGCCGGTTGTCGCCGGCTCGGCCTTTGCCGCATGCCAGGGCATCGGCCGTCTGGTGCGGCTGATCCGCAATCATGCCTGGCCCTTCGAATTCGACGGGCCGGAGATCCTGATCGTGGCGCCGCCGGCGATCTGCGAGACGGGCAATGTGCCCTTCGCGGCATCCTTCCCCGGCGGTATCGAGGAATCGGCAAAGCTTCCGACGCTTTACCGTGACCTTGCCGATGAACTCGGCTGTGGCTTCTTCGACGGCAATTCCGTTGCCAGGACCACGCCGCTCGACGGCATTCACCTCGATGCAGAAAATACACGCGCGCTCGGTCGGGGCCTGGAACCCATCGTGCGGGTGATGCTGGGGCTCTGA